GAAAGGAAGATAAACGGGTAGCCAAGATCGATCCAACCTTTCTTAAGGGTGGAAACAAGAGATCTCAAAAAAAAACTTCTAAGTCAactaaaaaaaacatcaaacaaaAGGAAGAAGTATctgaaaagaaaaatgaagaaagcCAGTTGCAAAGTATGTACAATTgcgtttatattatttaattatttttgataagtAATTATGCCTTATAAGCTaaacaaaaattgaaattaaatgacTTATTTTTCACTTTTCAGAAGGTGACTCTTATACAAAAGAAATGGAAGTTGAGACAATAATTGCGGAAGAAAAATCAGATTTAATTGGTGAATCTGGCAAAGAAAAGGATGTCGAAAAAATAGACGAAATTAGtgtaaaaaatgaaaaggtAATTCTGTTTATATTGTCATCTTTAGTTTCATAATATAGTTTATATTAATGTAGTTACTTTTAGGTTcatttagtcaattttaatcacCTAGACCAAATTTCTTATCATTAAGCTTTTTCAAGATATATTTTTGCATGgtatgtttaattaattatgtgtttttgttgtatttttgcAGTTTTCAACCATTGTCAGATATTCCGTTGTTGAGCATCATAGTGATACCAACATTGTTGATGTCATCAAGGAAGATTATTTTATGAAAACCCCAATCTCTTTAGTAAAAGCATCAGAGAAGCATCTGGAAAATCTGGATTTGCTAAAATCTTGGGGTTATAAAAATCCTTTCATGGCAATTGTTGATGGCGCAGTTCCTTCATATTCGTTTTCCTCTTATCCTGATCCTATGCTAGTGGTTGAGCGAATTCAACCGTTGCATGTATTCTTCACCTCGAAAAGGGAAGAATTTATGAAGATTCATTCGTCTTCAACATCCAAAGAGAGAGACTGGTGGACATGTATCAAAGAGAATTTTCGACTAATTTTTCGGTAAGATTtccataattatataatttttttttgatgtacttactatcaaaattttaaatgtacTTTTGATGTTTTCATGCAGAGACATCATTTGTGGTCTGTTCTTCCTTCACTCATCAAATCATGCATGTTCTGGCTTTTATGATTCGTTGTACGTCAACAAGGAAGGAAGGGGAAAAATACTTCACAACTTTGCCAAGAAATTTACATATTCACAGGCGCAACAAGATGTGAAAGATCTTGTAATGCTGATTGAATACGTTATCACAGGCTCCACTTGTCAGCAAGTTGATGGCAAAGATTTGAAATGTCATTTTGAAACAATCAAAGACAATTACAATCTTCCTGAAGAACTACATCATTTTCTTCTCTTGTTAAACACTCGCAAGGAGAACATGTAAGTTGCttattttagaatttatttatttattattttttttttagaataatatGACAGCAAAGTTATCATTTTATAGACCATATATCAGGCAAGTAAAGACCATCTTAGTTACAGAGGTTATTTTCCTAAGGGTTCATATATATCTTGGAAATTCATAAGATGGGGTTAATGCCAAATTGGAGCAAGGGAGGCAAAGGTTGGAATCTAGAGGGTTTAAGCTAAGTCAGAGTAAGAATGAATATTTAGTATGTCGCTTTGGTACGCAGAAGGGGACAAGCGATGATGTAGTAAGTTTAGAAGGAAAGGATTTGACCATGAGTGAGTGTTTTAAATATCTTGGCTTAAATGGAGTGAGCCACAGACGTGTTATGTGACCGAAGCATTCTTTTACTGTAGCTGACCCTACTTAAGGGTTGGAGGAGGAagatttttgtggatgattataCGGAATAATCACCTTTGGTTGATGTAGCGGACCCTACTaatgggattaaggctttgattGATTAATTGATTTGATACTTGCTATTCTTTGTTTTGCTATTCTTTGTAGTGGACCCTCTCTCCTTTAAGAGAAAGTAAAATACTTTTATTCCTTATTATTtcctttattatattttatccaTCATTAGtttaaagtaacttaaacaatGCCCAACTATGTACACACTTGATTGAGTCCCACTTGTGAACACACTTTATTGTACTTTGCTATGTGCTATGGCTATGTGAACTTTTTATTATCTGATCTCTTCATATATCTAAaagaattttgatatttttaaacttCTCATTTGCGTCAAAAACTAGTTCATGTTTTGTGATGTTTTAATTTCTGTATTGTATGAGCTTCTAAGGAAAATAGCTCTATAATGGCTTTGTACTTCtattttgcaattttatgctttttatgtGTATGAAATCATGCAAATAAAAGttgtatatttaattttaaagtatGAGTTATTAATATTTTGCTCTTTCTTGTTGCAATTTCggatttggtttttaatttgtaattccTCCTTGTGTTTGCAATATGAGGGAAAGCTACtgttttaatttttcctttGGCAAATTTGATTGGAGGCCCAATTGGGTGTGTTAGTTTTGGTACACTGCAAATTAGTTTAGGGTGACTGAGGGAGTAGACACTTCGTGGTGAACATCTCTGGAAAAAAGGAGGTAGAATACTAAAGTCATGGAAATGGTGGGCAGTGATAGGATGGTAGGTTGTGGTGGGATTGTAATTTGTAAGTAACGGTGGGATAGTGGTTGAGTCGTCCTGAGTGGATGGACAATGAGGGTTTCAAGTagacataaataataaaaatatgccACATTGCCAAGTGCTCTACTTAATTGGCTTATTAAGTTGCATGAGGTAAAGTGTAAGACTGTCAAATTTTTTTGATGTATatatgatttttgttttgtattctaacttaattttttttttctgcagATCTATATGCAAACTTCCATCAACATGGTTGATAGATCATCCATATTTTTGGGATGATAAACATGGAATTAGATTTCTTGAGGTTTTAAAAGACCTTATCAGAGAAGACATGATTTCAGAGTCTGCTTTTGATAACTGGAGTCAGTTTGAAACATGGTTTTCACAGATAGAAAATGATATTGCAGATAGAATATGCCTCAAGTAGTTAAAGACAGATATGCCCCCCACTtactttcaatttttaaaattgtcaaCCCAATATTCTAAGGTTTTTCTTGCTAAATTAAGTGGTTTTTGTGTGATTCCGATATAATTGGTGTTGGTGTGTCTTATTACAATATTATTGGAGTTTCATCCCACTTTGCAACCTAATCACGTCTACTGCATtaagtttttctttttactAATAGATATAAATCATCTAAAATATTGGTGGGATTATACTCCTAGAAGGAATTTGCCTCCAAATGAGATTAATGCTTAGTTAGTTTATGATGATCACCTCTTACACAGCTATATAGAGACTTATGTTGATTTGCAAATGTTGCTTCTTAGTAGTTAGTCCCCTTTGTCCTTTCATAATTCGAACCTTCAATGATTGATTATGTTATGGGCAAGTGTAAATGTGTTGAAGTCTAAGGTATTAGAGACTATGACTAATAGGAAAATTCAACAAGCTTATAGGAATGGATTTCGTGGTGTGGCAAGGATTGTTGCCCTAAAGTAGAATTCACCTTGCACTCATAGTGGGACATGGATGTCGTGGTGTAATAAGGATCGTTGCCCTAAAGTCGAATTTACCTTCCACTCATGGTGGGACATGGGTGTAGTGGTGTGATAAGGATCATTGCCCTAAAGTCCAAGGATTGTGTTACTTAAGCAGTCTATAGATATTGTCCTATATGTTGCTCCTAAAACACAATTGCAATATTCCATATAAAAGATTAGGTAACTCACTATGATGATTGTCATTATTATATCTAGAGAAGCTATATGTTgttttggttttcaatttaggGGTAAAAAAGGTGTTAAAGTTAGAATTTTCGAAGTTGaggttaaattatttaaagttaatattaggTTGGTTAATTGTTGTAATTAAGGAGAATATGATTAATCATAAGAGGAAAAAGGAAGAATATAGCGTAAgataaaatagtattttttatactaataatggAGGGAAAGGGAAAATTGGAGTCTCAAACAGAAATTGTTAAGGTTTTCCTTCAAATGGTAGTGGTAATGATCTTTTTTTCAAAAtagtttacaaaaaaaaaaaaaaaggaagtaaGCACACTTTACTCTTCATCCATTAGAACTCCTTAATTACAACAATTAACCAagctaatattaattttaaatagtttaaccttaattttgaaaattctaACTTTAACACTTGTTGTTTTACCCTGAACATCTATAAACCAATATAGTAGTATCCTGGTAGTGCTGATTAATTTTGAACACAAAGTTGTTCTTTGCTACATCTTACCCCCAAAATGACAATGGATGATAAATGGAATTAAGCACACTTTACTCTTCATCCATTAGAACTCCTTCCTGCACGACATTGAAAATACCTTCATTGAGATTATGAGAAGATTAACACTTTAACAGCACCATCTATTACATCTGGTAATTCAGCTATTTTAGCATCAACTGGTATTAAACCCAACCTGTCAAGTCTTGTCTGCCCACTGTGTGGATATTTGAAGCTGTTGCCCCTTGCACCTTCAAAAATTCAATACTCACATATTGTAGTTGCAACCAAGTCTTAACTACCTCACCAGTAGTTTGGAAATTTATGATGCTGGTTTGATTTAAACATTGATATTGTGTGAGTGGGGGTGTGGGGTGCTGCCAGACTAAGTATCAAAGCCATCTTGAATTGTTTCATTAAATTCTTTAACGTTTGGTAGAATGTGTGGCATTATGTTCCTACTAGATGGCCTAGATCCAAGAAGTTTTTAGAGCCCTTTGACATTATGGCTGAAAGAAGATCTTGAATGATCTTGGACCTGATGCCTCTTTGGTAATTGGTTGGATTCTCTTTGTTATCATAGTTCCCCTGTCCATATTCTTATCTAATATTTGAGCTGTAATCTGCTCTGTGATTGGAAAATGCCTATTTTACCATCTCATACAACATAAACAGAACTtgaaatcaatcatcaaaactttAAATCAAGAAACCTATGCCTCGGTTATTAATTTGCTTATGTAGCTAGATGATGTTACTGGAGTCAAGTCCAGAGAAGACGCAAACAGAATGACAAAAGCAACTCCATTGACATAGAGGAATTTCCCACTTGCAGGACCTGATTCTGCCTTGGATATCCCAGATCTCCGGTGATAATCTCCAGTGATAACTTATCAGGCATAATTTGatataatattaattgattAAAGAATACAACAAGGAtgtaaaaaatatcaatttaaatcACAAATTCCAAtatcaatttaatttacaaattaaatattacaaatttacaacATTGGGAGGTGATATAGTACAAATATACAATTGTTGAATGCGGACCAAACATACAACACCAAtttaactctattttttttaattcaaaactcATCACTAGCTAAAAAATGAGAGGGAAATTAAAAAccaatgaaattattttttaatgatcttTCTACAGACATTCATATCGATGTATTTTCGTTGGACAATTTTAACCTTACGTAGATTTGTAGTAAGATTTAAGTTATAGATTTTAAGatttaaataaaacaattaagagTTTAAATCGAATCACGATTCGTTACACACAATATAATTGTTACTTGTATATATCTCATGTGTTTACGACTTATTTCTTTATTAGTATAATGTTACTTttcgttttaaaaaaaaacttgttacTAAAAAAAGTGTCATACACATAATTATGTGATCAAGGATACTATACTATAAAAACGTTGTGATTAAGGATGGGATTCGAACCCGTTACCAAATTGAATGTGTAACAATTTATGAGATGTGTGTTAGTAATCAACATTGCAAGATATTCACTATGTTAACATTTGCAAACAAAATATGGTACTCTTCATTGCATCATCAGTAATTGATCATACACTTACGGTTTCTATTACCaattaatttacaaaattattgcGTTCGTCATTTTGGGgtgattttcttcattttcgACGCTATGATATTATTTCTTCCCTGATTTACATTCTTATGTCTCATGAATCTCCTTTATCtagtaattaataaatattacatgTAATTTAATCTCCTATATTTAACAGCAGGTTTTGTGTTTGGCTGGCCACACGGTGTGGCCAACTAACACACAAGTAACCCTGACGAAGTAACCCATGACTAACCTAGTAACCCCTGATCGGCCAAGTAACCGCTGACCAAGTAAGCCATC
The Amaranthus tricolor cultivar Red isolate AtriRed21 chromosome 11, ASM2621246v1, whole genome shotgun sequence DNA segment above includes these coding regions:
- the LOC130827108 gene encoding uncharacterized protein LOC130827108 isoform X1; amino-acid sequence: MTDVSEFEDVVENFMAKDEFKECLDYIETKIDPHVVLTNTYLFENKLICLYDLNRKADAFKEAKAYHAKYLPLTAIVCIALGNGYNDEGNYTEAYFFFSQFDFDDKAATLSRLAEWIEHEARKKFDEGKYKECLDYIKTIRLDISEDVFDCKIKCLIELNKKKEALAEGKSRLESGGVLSYSSFGILGSILANMGNYNEAREHFQKAIMSCRTKEEKLRYRDLLKSMEKEERRKEDKRVAKIDPTFLKGGNKRSQKKTSKSTKKNIKQKEEVSEKKNEESQLQKGDSYTKEMEVETIIAEEKSDLIGESGKEKDVEKIDEISVKNEKFSTIVRYSVVEHHSDTNIVDVIKEDYFMKTPISLVKASEKHLENLDLLKSWGYKNPFMAIVDGAVPSYSFSSYPDPMLVVERIQPLHVFFTSKREEFMKIHSSSTSKERDWWTCIKENFRLIFRDIICGLFFLHSSNHACSGFYDSLYVNKEGRGKILHNFAKKFTYSQAQQDVKDLVMLIEYVITGSTCQQVDGKDLKCHFETIKDNYNLPEELHHFLLLLNTRKENISICKLPSTWLIDHPYFWDDKHGIRFLEVLKDLIREDMISESAFDNWSQFETWFSQIENDIADRICLK
- the LOC130827108 gene encoding uncharacterized protein LOC130827108 isoform X2, which produces MTDVSEFEDVVENFMAKDEFKECLDYIETKIDPHVVLTNTYLFENKLICLYDLNRKADAFKEAKAYHAKYLPLTAIVCIALGNGYNDEGNYTEAYFFFSQFDFDDKAATLSRLAEWIEHEARKKFDEGKYKECLDYIKTIRLDISEDVFDCKIKCLIELNKKKEALAEGKSRLESGGVLSYSSFGILGSILANMGNYNEAREHFQKAIMSCRTKEEKLRYRDLLKSMEKEERRKEDKRVAKIDPTFLKGGNKRSQKKTSKSTKKNIKQKEEVSEKKNEESQLQSDSYTKEMEVETIIAEEKSDLIGESGKEKDVEKIDEISVKNEKFSTIVRYSVVEHHSDTNIVDVIKEDYFMKTPISLVKASEKHLENLDLLKSWGYKNPFMAIVDGAVPSYSFSSYPDPMLVVERIQPLHVFFTSKREEFMKIHSSSTSKERDWWTCIKENFRLIFRDIICGLFFLHSSNHACSGFYDSLYVNKEGRGKILHNFAKKFTYSQAQQDVKDLVMLIEYVITGSTCQQVDGKDLKCHFETIKDNYNLPEELHHFLLLLNTRKENISICKLPSTWLIDHPYFWDDKHGIRFLEVLKDLIREDMISESAFDNWSQFETWFSQIENDIADRICLK